One region of Rickettsiales bacterium genomic DNA includes:
- a CDS encoding LD-carboxypeptidase, which yields MKLKNYKPKPYTPLKKGDIVEILAPAYGIKPQEVERIKEYIKSLGLIPRVPDDLLAGDLIASAPEKIRFNQLKNALFAKDSKAIWCVKGGSGSPQIIPHLEKIKNPPEQEKLFIAFSDITSIHFFLNQEWGWKTIHGPILWQIVRDRIDKESISHIENLIFGKKYKKEFSLEVVSKNLKPQTIKTKAIIGGNLKLVQCSIGTIWEIIAKDKILLFEDINEKPYQVDRILTHIQQSNLCKGAKAIIFGDFEGGEIDMDMPLIEKILERFAEQIKIPVFRIKGIGHTERNYAIHFGVPAKIEISKNSRLVVE from the coding sequence ATGAAACTTAAAAATTATAAACCAAAACCTTATACTCCCTTAAAAAAAGGTGATATTGTTGAAATTCTTGCGCCGGCTTACGGCATAAAACCGCAGGAAGTTGAGAGAATTAAGGAATATATTAAATCTCTTGGGCTAATTCCAAGAGTTCCAGATGATTTGCTGGCGGGGGATTTAATCGCTTCCGCACCTGAAAAAATTAGATTTAATCAGTTGAAAAACGCATTATTTGCTAAGGATTCTAAGGCAATTTGGTGTGTAAAAGGTGGCAGTGGTAGCCCGCAAATTATTCCGCATCTCGAGAAGATTAAAAATCCGCCCGAGCAGGAAAAATTATTTATTGCCTTCAGTGATATAACCTCAATCCATTTTTTCTTGAATCAAGAATGGGGTTGGAAAACAATTCACGGGCCAATTCTATGGCAGATAGTGCGTGATAGAATTGATAAGGAATCTATTTCTCATATTGAAAATTTAATTTTTGGCAAAAAATATAAGAAGGAGTTTTCTCTTGAGGTCGTTAGTAAAAATTTGAAGCCCCAAACCATCAAAACCAAGGCAATTATTGGCGGAAATCTGAAATTAGTTCAATGTTCTATTGGAACTATTTGGGAGATAATAGCCAAAGATAAAATTCTGCTTTTTGAAGATATTAATGAGAAACCTTATCAAGTGGATAGAATTTTAACTCATATCCAGCAATCAAATTTGTGTAAAGGTGCGAAAGCCATTATTTTCGGCGATTTTGAAGGCGGAGAAATTGATATGGATATGCCTTTAATTGAAAAAATTTTAGAAAGATTCGCTGAGCAAATTAAAATACCAGTGTTCAGAATTAAGGGAATTGGGCATACAGAAAGGAATTACGCTATTCATTTTGGCGTTCCAGCTAAAATTGAAATCAGCAAGAATTCTAGGTTGGTGGTGGAGTAA